The following coding sequences are from one Bos indicus x Bos taurus breed Angus x Brahman F1 hybrid chromosome 5, Bos_hybrid_MaternalHap_v2.0, whole genome shotgun sequence window:
- the MYL6 gene encoding myosin light polypeptide 6 isoform X2, with product MCDFTEDQTAEFKEAFQLFDRTGDGKILYSQCGDVMRALGQNPTNAEVLKVLGNPKSDEMNVKVLDFEHFLPMLQTVAKNKDQGTYEDYVEGLRVFDKEGNGTVMGAEIRHVLVTLGEKMTEEEVEMLVAGHEDSNGCINYEELVRMVLNG from the exons ATG TGTGACTTCACCGAGGATCAGACCGCAG AGTTCAAGGAGGCCTTCCAGCTGTTTGACCGAACGGGGGATGGCAAGATCCTGTACAGTCAGTGTGGGGATGTGATGAGGGCCCTGGGCCAGAATCCCACCAACGCCGAGGTGCTCAAAGTCCTGGGGAACCCCAAGAGTGATG AGATGAACGTGAAGGTACTGGACTTTGAGCACTTCCTACCCATGCTGCAGACTGTGGCCAAGAACAAGGACCAGGGCACCTACGAGGACTATGTCGAAGGCCTTCGGGTGTTTGACAAGGAAGGGAACGGCACTGTCATGGGTGCTGAGATCCGGCACGTTCTCGTCACACTGG gtgagaagatgacagaggaagaagTAGAGATGCTGGTGGCAGGGCATGAGGACAGCAATGGCTGTATCAACTATGAAG AGCTCGTCCGCATGGTGCTGAATGGCTGA
- the MYL6 gene encoding myosin light polypeptide 6 isoform X1, translated as MCDFTEDQTAEFKEAFQLFDRTGDGKILYSQCGDVMRALGQNPTNAEVLKVLGNPKSDEMNVKVLDFEHFLPMLQTVAKNKDQGTYEDYVEGLRVFDKEGNGTVMGAEIRHVLVTLGEKMTEEEVEMLVAGHEDSNGCINYEAFVRHILSG; from the exons ATG TGTGACTTCACCGAGGATCAGACCGCAG AGTTCAAGGAGGCCTTCCAGCTGTTTGACCGAACGGGGGATGGCAAGATCCTGTACAGTCAGTGTGGGGATGTGATGAGGGCCCTGGGCCAGAATCCCACCAACGCCGAGGTGCTCAAAGTCCTGGGGAACCCCAAGAGTGATG AGATGAACGTGAAGGTACTGGACTTTGAGCACTTCCTACCCATGCTGCAGACTGTGGCCAAGAACAAGGACCAGGGCACCTACGAGGACTATGTCGAAGGCCTTCGGGTGTTTGACAAGGAAGGGAACGGCACTGTCATGGGTGCTGAGATCCGGCACGTTCTCGTCACACTGG gtgagaagatgacagaggaagaagTAGAGATGCTGGTGGCAGGGCATGAGGACAGCAATGGCTGTATCAACTATGAAG CGTTTGTGAGGCATATCCTGTCGGGGTGA
- the MYL6B gene encoding myosin light chain 6B: MPPKKDVPVKKPVGPPAAPKPAAKPAVGPPPSRVELPSLIPVILEKPAKIQEPPIDLSKVVIEFNKDQLEEFKEAFELYDRVGDGKIQFSQCGDVMRALGQNPTNAEVLRVLGYPKSDELKSRRVDFETFLPMLQAVAKLPDRGSYQDYLEGLRVFDKEQNGKVMGAELRHVLTTLGERMTEEEVESVLAGHEDSSGCINYEAFLKHILSV, encoded by the exons ATGCCTCCCAAGAAGGATGTTCCCGTGAAGAAACCAGTGGGGCCCCCTGCTGCCCCCAAGCCTGCTGCTAAGCCTGCAGTAGGGCCCCCTCCATCCAGGGTTGAGCTACCATCACTTATCCCTGTAATCCTTGAGAAACCTGCGAAAATCCAGGAGCCCCCCATCGATCTCTCCAAAGTGGTG ATCGAGTTTAACAAGGACCAGCTGGAGG AGTTCAAGGAGGCCTTCGAGCTGTATGACCGAGTGGGGGATGGCAAGATCCAGTTCAGCCAGTGTGGGGACGTGATGAGGGCTCTGGGCCAGAACCCCACCAACGCCGAGGTGCTCAGGGTCTTGGGATACCCCAAGAGTGATG AGCTGAAGTCGCGCCGTGTGGACTTTGAGACTTTCCTGCCCATGCTCCAGGCAGTCGCCAAGTTGCCGGACCGAGGCTCATACCAGGACTACCTGGAGGGGCTTCGGGTGTTTGACAAAGAGCAGAATGGCAAAGTCATGGGAGCTGAGCTCAGACATGTCCTCACCACCCTGG GAGAGAGGATGACTGAAGAGGAGGTGGAGTCTGTTTTGGCAGGACATGAGGACAGCAGTGGCTGCATCAACTACGAAG CCTTCCTGAAGCACATCCTAAGCGTCTGA
- the SMARCC2 gene encoding LOW QUALITY PROTEIN: SWI/SNF complex subunit SMARCC2 (The sequence of the model RefSeq protein was modified relative to this genomic sequence to represent the inferred CDS: inserted 1 base in 1 codon) codes for MAVRKKDGGPNVKYYEAADTVTQFDNVRLWLGKNYKKYIQAEPPTNKSLSSLVVQLLQFQEEVFGKHVSNAPLTKLPIKCFLDFKAGGSLCHILAAAYKFKSDQGWRRYDFQNPSRMDRNVEMFMTIEKSLVQNNCLSRPNIFLCPEIEPKLLGKLKDIIKRHQGTVTEDKNSASHVVYPVPGNLEEEEWVRPVMKRDKQVLLHWGYYPDSYDTWIPASEIEASVEDAPTPEKPRKVHAKWILDTDTFNEWMNEEDYEVNDDKNPVSRRKKISAKTLTDEVNSPDSDRRDKKGGNYKKRKRSPSPSPTPEAKKKNAKKGPSTPYTKSKRGHREEEQEDLTKDMDEPSPVPNVEEVTLPKTVNTKKDSESAPVKGGTMTDLDEQEDESMETTGKDEDESSTGNKGEQTKNPDLHEDNVTEQTHHIIIPSYAAWFDYNSVHAIERRALPEFFNGKNKSKTPEIYLAYRNFMIDTYRLNPQEYLTSTACRRNLAGDVCAIMRVHAFLEQWGLINYQVDAESRPTPMGPPPTSHFHVLADTPSGLVPLQPKTPQGRQVDADTKAGRKGKELDDLVPETAKGKPELQNSASQQMLNFPDKGKEKPTDMQNFGLRTDMYTKKNVPSKSKAAASATREWTEQETLLLLEALEMYKDDWNKVSEHVGSRTQDECILHFLRLPIEDPYLEDSEASLGPLAYQPIPFSQSGNPVMSTVAFLASVVDPRVASAAAKSALEEFSKMKEEVPTALVEAHVRKVEEAAKVTGKADPAFGLESSGIAGTTSDEPERIEESGTDEARAEGQATEDKKEPKEPREGVGTVEEEAKEKTSEAPKKDDEKGKDGDSEKESEKSDGDPTADPEKEKEPKEGQEEVLKEVVESEGERKTKVERDIGEGNLSTAAAAALAAAAVKAKHLAAVEERKIKSLVALLVETQMKKLEIKLRHFEELETIMDREREALEYQRQQLLADRQAFHMEQLKYAEMRARQQHFQQMHQQQQQPPPALPPGSQPIPPPGAAGPPTVHGLAMAPASVAPAPAGSGAPPGSLGPSEQLGQAGSTVGPQQQPPAGAPQPGAVPPGXPPPGPHGPSPFPNQQTPPSMMPGAVPGSGHPGVAAQSPAIVAAVQGNLLPSASPLPDPGTPLPPDPTAPSPGTVTPVPPPQ; via the exons ATGGCGGTGCGGAAGAAGGACGGCGGCCCCAACGTGAAGTACTACGAGGCCGCGGACACCGTGACCCAGTTCGACAACGTGCGGCTGTGGCTCGGCAAGAACTACAAGAAG TATATACAAGCCGAACCACCCACCAACAAGTCCCTGTCTAGCCTGGTTGTACAGTTGCTACAATTTCAGGAAGAAGTTTTTGGCAAACATGTCAGCAATGCACCGCTCACTAAACTGCCG ATCAAATGTTTCCTAGATTTCAAAGCAGGAGGCTCCCTGTGCCACATACTTGCAGCTGCCTACAAATTCAAGAGTGACCAGGGATG GCGGCGTTACGATTTCCAGAATCCATCACGCATGGACCGCAACGTGGAAATGTTCATGACCATTGAGAAGTCCTTGGTGCAG AATAATTGCCTGTCTCGACCTAACATTTTTCTgtgcccagaaattgaacccaaaCTGCtagggaaattaaaagacattatcAAGAGACATCAG GGAACGGTCACTGAGGATAAGAACAGTGCCTCCCACGTTGTGTATCCCGTTCCAGGGAACCTGGAGGAAG AGGAATGGGTACGGCCAGTCATGAAGAGAGACAAGCAGGTTCTTCTGCACTGGGGCTACTATCCTGACAG TTATGACACATGGATCCCAGCCAGTGAAATTGAAGCGTCTGTGGAAGACGCTCCAACTCCTGAGAAACCTAGGAAG GTTCATGCAAAATGGATTCTGGACACAGACACCTtcaatgagtggatgaatgaggAAGACTACGAAGTAAATGATGACAAAAACCCTGTCTCCCGCCGAAAGAAGATTTCAGCCAAGACGCTGACAGATGAG GTGAACAGCCCAGATTCAGACCGACGGGACAAGAAGGGGGGGAACTATAAGAAGAGGAAGCGCTCCCCCTCACCTTCACCAACCCCAGAAGCCAAGAAGAAGAATGCTAAGAAAGG TCCTTCAACACCTTACACCAAGTCAAAGCGAGGCCACAGAGAGGAGGAGCAAGAAGACCTGACAAAGGACATGGATGAGCCCTCACCGGTCCCCAATGTGGAAGAGGTGACATTGCCCAAGACAG TCAACACTAAGAAGGACTCGGAGTCAGCCCCAGTCAAAGGAGGCACCATGACTGACCTGG ATGAACAAGAGGACGAAAGCATGGAGACCACAGGCAAG GATGAGGACGAGAGCAGCACGGGCAACAAGGGGGAGCAGACCAAGAACCCAGACCTGCATGAGGACAACGTGACTGAGCAGACCCACCACATCATCATCCCGAGCTATGCTGCCTGGTTTGACTACAACAG TGTTCACGCCATCGAACGGAGGGCTCTCCCTGAGTTCTTCAATGGCAAGAACAAGTCCAAGACTCCAGAAAT CTACCTGGCCTATCGGAACTTCATGATTGATACTTACCGGCTGAACCCCCAGGAGTATCTCACCTCCACTGCCTGTCGCAGGAACCTGGCGGGTGATGTCTGTGCCATCATGAG GGTCCATGCCTTCCTAGAACAGTGGGGTCTCATTAACTACCAGGTGGATGCCGAGAGTCGACCAACTCCCATGGGGCCTCCGCCCACCTctcacttccatgtcttggcgGACACACCATCCGGGCTGGTGCCGCTGCAGCCCAAGACCCCGCAG GGCCGCCAGGTTGATGCTGATACCAAGGCTGGGCGAAAGGGCAAAGAGCTGGATGACCTGGTGCCAGAGACGGCTAAGGGCAAGCCAGAGCTG CAGAACTCTGCTTCCCAGCAAATGCTCAACTTCCCTGACAAAGGCAAGGAGAAACCGACAGACATGCAGAACTTTGGGCTGCGCACAGACATGTACACGAAGAAAAACGTCCCCTCCAAG AGCAAAGCTGCAGCCAGTGCCACTCGAGAGTGGACAGAACAGGAGACCCTGCTGCTCCTGGAG gcacTGGAAATGTACAAAGATGACTGGAACAAAGTGTCAGAGCACGTGGGAAGCCGCACACAGGATGAATGCATCTTGCATTTTCTCCGGCTTCCCATCGAAGACCCATACCTGGAGGACTCAGAGGCCTCCCTGGGCCCCCTGGCCTACCAGCCTATCCCCTTCAGCCAGTCAGGCAACCCTGTGATGAGCACCGTTGCCTTCCTGGCCTCTGTCGTCGACCCTCGAGTGGCCTCAGCTGCTGCGAAGTCAGCCCTAG AAGAGTTCTCCAAAATGAAGGAAGAGGTACCCACAGCTTTGGTGGAGGCCCACGTTAGGAAAGTGGAAGAAGCCGCCAAAGTGACAGGCAAGGCAGACCCAGCCTTTGGTCTGGAAAGCAGTGGCATCGCAGGGACCACCTCTGATGAGCCGGAGAGGATCG AGGAGAGTGGGACTGACGAGGCGCGGGCAGAGGGCCAGGCCACAGAGGATAAGAAGGAACCCAAG GAACCTCGAGAAGGAGTTGGGACTGTGGAGgaagaagcaaaggagaagaccAGTGAGGCACCCAAGAAGGACGATGAGAAAGGGAAGGATGGCGATAGCGAGAAGGAGTCAGAAAAGAGTGATGGAGACCCGACAG CGGATCCTGAGAAGGAGAAGGAGCCCaaggaagggcaggaggaggTGCTGAAAGAAGTGGTGGAGTCAGAGGGGGAAAGGAAGACGAAGGTGGAGCGTGACATTGGCGAGGGCAACCTCtccaccgccgccgccgctgccctgGCTGCTGCCGCTGTGAAGGCCAAG CACTTGGCTGCTGTTGAGGAGAGGAAGATCAAATCGCTGGTGGCCCTGCTGGTGGAGACCCAGATGAAAAAGTTGGAAATCAAACTCCGGCACTTTGAGGAGCTAGAGACGATCATGGACCGGGAGCGAGAAGCA CTGGAGTACCAGAGGCAGCAGCTCTTGGCCGACAGACAAGCCTTCCACATGGAGCAGCTGAAGTACGCAGAGATGCGGGCCCGGCAGCAGCACTTCCAGCAGATGcaccaacagcagcagcagccaccaccaGCCCTGCCCCCGGGCTCCCAGCCTATCCCACCACCAGGCGCTGCTGGGCCACCCACTGTCCATGGCTTGGCCATGGCTCCAGCCTCTGTGGCCCCGGCTCCTGCAGGCAGTGGGGCCCCTCCTGGAAGCTTGGGGCCCTCCGAACAGCTTGGGCAGGCAGGGTCAACTGTGGGGCCACAGCAGCAGCCACCAGCTGGCGCCCCCCAGCCTGGGGCCGTCCCACCAG TACCCCCCCCTGGACCCCATG GCCCCTCACCGTTCCCCAACCAACAAACTCCTCCCTCAATGATGCCAGGGGCAGTGCCAGGCAGCGGGCACCCAGGCGTGGCGG CCCAGAGCCCTGCCATTGTGGCAGCTGTTCAGGGCAACCTCCTGCCCAGTGCCAGCCCACTGCCAG ACCCAGGCACCCCCCTGCCTCCAGACCCCACGGCCCCGAGCCCAGGCACAGTCACCCCCGTGCCACCCCCACAGTGA